A genomic segment from Bombus affinis isolate iyBomAffi1 chromosome 13, iyBomAffi1.2, whole genome shotgun sequence encodes:
- the LOC126923121 gene encoding THO complex subunit 2-like isoform X4: MSRKEILGRASLSFPAVDGILDVDQILQTDPWKQIDDFVQQNFTQNILNEFNERLTLEPKLTPVDNTTPGKTRATSSRRSPRNGGASRTNEEKSPKKKLDDQPLEDVPKVTVEKSRATIPNKRSGKCENEKKERIVDDPSETKQQRETKDTDSMNDQMENTAKVMSTKSVNPSKSTDLKSPFRTSTPRRDEDSEQDNLTGKQAIATTEHNISASNSSVKRNASTNDCSARDACVTKDLSNNNNTDSKKDESKKKKVRCKHRKKEKITKEKKPESNKISDVSIKTTSRCKKHDKQMAITETKQIGKEKHLLKQRRRRYKGKIRRIERKVDRAMETYIHHVTRIIKKIGYLPEDSSCSDDNDSYSDFSNESSYCSSYCSDSCCSYCSNGCYSSCDYSEYSLFSCSCSSSSSSPCSSPSSSSARGLLFRSKAK, from the exons ATGAGTCGCAAGGAGATTCTTGGAAGAGCTTCGCTTTCGTTTCCCGCGGTCGACGGAATTCTCGACGTGGATCAAATTCTGCAAACGGATCCGTGGAAACAGATCGACGATTTCGTGCAACAAAACTTTACGCAAAACATCTTAAACGAGTTTAACGAACGGCTGACCCTCGAACCGAAACTCACCCCCGTAG ATAATACGACTCCGGGGAAAACACGAGCGACGTCATCCAGGAGATCGCCTCGTAACGGTGGAGCGAGtcgaacgaacgaagaaaaatcgCCCAAGAAGAAATTAGACGATCAGCCG TTGGAAGATGTCCCAAAAGTAACCGTCGAGAAATCAAGAGCAACGATACCCAATAAAAGAAGCGGAAAGTGTGAAAACGAGAAAAAGGAGAGAATCGTCGACGATCCATCCGAAACGAAACAACAACGTGAAACGAAAGATACAGATTCGATGAACGATCAAATGGAAAATACAGCAAAGGTCATGAGCACGAAATCCGTGAATCCGTCGAAGAGCACGGATTTAAAGTCACCGTTTAGAACAAGTACGCCGAGACGCGACGAAGATTCCGAACAGGACAATCTCACCGGCAAGCAGGCTATCGCTACTACGGAGCACAATATCTCGGCGTCTAATTCTTCCGTGAAACGTAACGCTTCGACGAACGACTGCAGCGCAAGAGATGCTTGCGTGACGAAGGATTTAAGCAACAACAATAACACCGATTCTAAGAAGGACGAGAGTAAGAAAAAAAAGGTAAGATGCAAGCAtagaaagaaggagaaaataACGAAAGAGAAGAAGCCCGAAAGTAACAAAATATCGGACGTATCGATAAAGACAACGTCGAGATGCAAGAAACACGATAAACAAATGGCAATTACAG AGACGAAGCAGATCGGTAAAGAGAAGCATTTACTGAAACAACGCCGAAGACGTTACAAAGGAAAGATACGACGGATCGAAAGAAAGGTAGATCGGGCCATGGAAACGTATATTCATCACGTCACACGTATAATTAAGAAAATAGGTTATTTACCAG AAGACAGTTCGTGCTCCGATGACAACGACAGTTATTCCGATTTCTCCAACGAATCGTCTTACTGTAGTTCCTATTGTTCCGATAGTTGCTGTTCCTATTGTTCCAATGGTTGCTATTCCTCTTGCGATTACTCAGAGTACTCTCTGTTTTCTTGttcttgttcttcttcttcctcttccccTTGTtcctctccttcttcttcttctgcgcGCGGACTCTTGTTCCGGTCGAAGGCGAAATGA
- the LOC126923129 gene encoding serine/threonine-protein kinase meng-po, translating into MKLHEKKESGIHRVQEIPLEELDLSKEYEVEKTLGEGSFAKVLLATHRATRTRVVLKAVHQELTTEKDFFREFHYSYHLSPHPNILCSYAVAFKAEKCFVFAQEYAPYGDLAGNVRAGGLSEEACKRIASQLCSALDFIHSKQLAHRDIKLENVLVFALDMSKIKLCDFGCTRREGTLVNKIRCTWLPFQPPEIYEIVKNERYACKRSADCWQFGIVLFVCLTGNPPWQTADLIQDPEYSAFQRWLKRRTTKVPPTFRRFTPRLLRYFRRTFEHKPEKRPHVTEINKYLKDSWCVNKISHSATSTLVDASEGIPRRGDSLLYLDTVLDDQRNVDENKNKLRKLLNSYGLETTIDQKVVTKRIWEWVMQCDSNIAEPAFVGSLGTETM; encoded by the coding sequence ATGAAACTTCACGAGAAAAAGGAGTCCGGAATACACAGAGTGCAGGAGATTCCTTTGGAGGAGTTGGATCTGTCGAAGGAGTATGAAGTGGAGAAGACGCTCGGCGAGGGTAGTTTCGCCAAAGTTTTACTAGCGACTCATCGAGCGACGCGAACGAGAGTCGTGCTGAAAGCCGTCCATCAAGAACTCACTACGGAGAAGGACTTTTTCCGCGAATTTCACTACTCGTACCATTTGAGCCCGCATCCGAATATATTGTGCTCGTACGCGGTCGCGTTCAAAGCGGAGAAGTGTTTCGTTTTCGCGCAAGAATACGCTCCTTACGGAGATCTAGCGGGCAACGTGAGAGCCGGAGGGTTGAGCGAGGAAGCGTGCAAAAGGATCGCCAGCCAGCTCTGCTCCGCTCTCGATTTCATTCACTCGAAGCAGCTCGCACACCGAGACATCAAACTGGAAAATGTACTGGTGTTCGCGCTCGACATGTCCAAGATCAAACTGTGCGATTTCGGGTGCACGAGGCGCGAAGGAACTCTCGTTAACAAGATCCGATGCACTTGGCTACCCTTCCAACCACCCGAAATCTACGAAATAGTGAAAAACGAGAGGTACGCATGCAAGAGGAGCGCCGATTGCTGGCAATTCGGCATCGTGCTGTTCGTCTGCCTGACTGGAAATCCACCGTGGCAGACTGCCGATCTGATTCAGGATCCGGAATATTCGGCCTTTCAAAGGTGGCTGAAGAGAAGAACCACCAAAGTTCCACCAACGTTCAGACGATTCACGCCCAGATTACTGCGATACTTTAGGCGGACGTTCGAGCACAAACCTGAAAAAAGGCCGCACGTAACCGAGATCAACAAGTATCTGAAGGATTCCTGGTGCGTAAACAAAATCAGTCACAGCGCCACGTCCACGTTGGTAGACGCTAGCGAAGGAATACCGAGGAGAGGCGACAGTCTACTTTACCTGGACACCGTCCTAGACGACCAACGAAACGTCGACGAGAACAAGAACAAGCTGAGGAAGCTTCTGAATAGTTACGGCCTGGAGACGACGATCGATCAGAAAGTCGTGACCAAGAGGATCTGGGAATGGGTGATGCAGTGCGATTCGAACATCGCGGAGCCGGCATTCGTCGGTAGCCTCGGGACAGAAACCATGTGA
- the LOC126923140 gene encoding mitochondrial cardiolipin hydrolase isoform X2: MCSFVVEMRNNKILLVGGAVLASEVLWYIYKRVHNVWSNYVNTRKVLEVQIPKSKHDISEVMFFTNESTLCRTHFTTKMTCPKNNCPVRYLRHIESYMNHAKQSLDVCMYMFTCHSLSNAIVNAHKRGVLIRIILDRQMGSNDAAQTALFYNNGIAIRLICQDGLMHHKFMIVDNDLVITGSTNWTMSAFFGNFDHIIVTNQHSLVKPFVVEFDRLWKAFSKTQES; encoded by the exons ATGTGCAG tttTGTTGTAGAAATGAGAAACAATAAAATTCTGCTAGTGGGGGGAGCAGTTCTTGCGTCGGAAGTTCTTTGGTATATCTACAAAAGAGTTCATAACGTGTGGAGTAATTATGTAAATACGCGCAAAGTGCTGGAAGTACAGATACCTAAATCGAAACATGACATTTCTGAGGTCATGTTTTTTACCAATGAATCTACTCTTTGTCGAACACACTTCACTACCAAGATGACCTGTCCTAAAAACAATTGTCCGGTTCGATATTTGAG ACATATAGAAAGCTATATGAATCATGCAAAACAAAGTTTGGACGTTTGTATGTACATGTTCACTTGCCATTCGTTGTCAAATGCAATTGTGAACGCTCATAAACGAGGTGTACTTATTCGAATAATACTGGATCGGCAAATGGGCTCTAACGATGCCGCACAAACGGCGTTATTCTATAATAATG GAATCGCGATTAGATTAATATGTCAGGATGGTCTGATGCATCATAAGTTCATGATCGTGGACAACGATTTAGTAATCACTGGTAGCACAAACTGGACCATGTCTGCGTTTTTTGGAAACTTTGACCACATTATAGTGACTAACCAGCATTCGTTGGTAAAGCCATTCGTCGTTGAATTTGACAGGTTGTGGAAGGCATTTTCAAAGACGCAAGAAAGTTAG
- the LOC126923121 gene encoding uncharacterized protein LOC126923121 isoform X2 — translation MSRKEILGRASLSFPAVDGILDVDQILQTDPWKQIDDFVQQNFTQNILNEFNERLTLEPKLTPVDNTTPGKTRATSSRRSPRNGGASRTNEEKSPKKKLDDQPVGGGAKLNERKEEIAKKSGKAKVSTRKEQKLEDVPKVTVEKSRATIPNKRSGKCENEKKERIVDDPSETKQQRETKDTDSMNDQMENTAKVMSTKSVNPSKSTDLKSPFRTSTPRRDEDSEQDNLTGKQAIATTEHNISASNSSVKRNASTNDCSARDACVTKDLSNNNNTDSKKDESKKKKVRCKHRKKEKITKEKKPESNKISDVSIKTTSRCKKHDKQMAITETKQIGKEKHLLKQRRRRYKGKIRRIERKVDRAMETYIHHVTRIIKKIGYLPEDSSCSDDNDSYSDFSNESSYCSSYCSDSCCSYCSNGCYSSCDYSEYSLFSCSCSSSSSSPCSSPSSSSARGLLFRSKAK, via the exons ATGAGTCGCAAGGAGATTCTTGGAAGAGCTTCGCTTTCGTTTCCCGCGGTCGACGGAATTCTCGACGTGGATCAAATTCTGCAAACGGATCCGTGGAAACAGATCGACGATTTCGTGCAACAAAACTTTACGCAAAACATCTTAAACGAGTTTAACGAACGGCTGACCCTCGAACCGAAACTCACCCCCGTAG ATAATACGACTCCGGGGAAAACACGAGCGACGTCATCCAGGAGATCGCCTCGTAACGGTGGAGCGAGtcgaacgaacgaagaaaaatcgCCCAAGAAGAAATTAGACGATCAGCCGGTAGGTGGTGGTGCAAAACTAAACGAGCGTAAAGAAGAAATCGCGAAAAAGAGTGGCAAGGCGAAAGTATCGACGAGGAAAGAGCAGAAG TTGGAAGATGTCCCAAAAGTAACCGTCGAGAAATCAAGAGCAACGATACCCAATAAAAGAAGCGGAAAGTGTGAAAACGAGAAAAAGGAGAGAATCGTCGACGATCCATCCGAAACGAAACAACAACGTGAAACGAAAGATACAGATTCGATGAACGATCAAATGGAAAATACAGCAAAGGTCATGAGCACGAAATCCGTGAATCCGTCGAAGAGCACGGATTTAAAGTCACCGTTTAGAACAAGTACGCCGAGACGCGACGAAGATTCCGAACAGGACAATCTCACCGGCAAGCAGGCTATCGCTACTACGGAGCACAATATCTCGGCGTCTAATTCTTCCGTGAAACGTAACGCTTCGACGAACGACTGCAGCGCAAGAGATGCTTGCGTGACGAAGGATTTAAGCAACAACAATAACACCGATTCTAAGAAGGACGAGAGTAAGAAAAAAAAGGTAAGATGCAAGCAtagaaagaaggagaaaataACGAAAGAGAAGAAGCCCGAAAGTAACAAAATATCGGACGTATCGATAAAGACAACGTCGAGATGCAAGAAACACGATAAACAAATGGCAATTACAG AGACGAAGCAGATCGGTAAAGAGAAGCATTTACTGAAACAACGCCGAAGACGTTACAAAGGAAAGATACGACGGATCGAAAGAAAGGTAGATCGGGCCATGGAAACGTATATTCATCACGTCACACGTATAATTAAGAAAATAGGTTATTTACCAG AAGACAGTTCGTGCTCCGATGACAACGACAGTTATTCCGATTTCTCCAACGAATCGTCTTACTGTAGTTCCTATTGTTCCGATAGTTGCTGTTCCTATTGTTCCAATGGTTGCTATTCCTCTTGCGATTACTCAGAGTACTCTCTGTTTTCTTGttcttgttcttcttcttcctcttccccTTGTtcctctccttcttcttcttctgcgcGCGGACTCTTGTTCCGGTCGAAGGCGAAATGA
- the LOC126923121 gene encoding uncharacterized protein LOC126923121 isoform X1, whose protein sequence is MSRKEILGRASLSFPAVDGILDVDQILQTDPWKQIDDFVQQNFTQNILNEFNERLTLEPKLTPVDNTTPGKTRATSSRRSPRNGGASRTNEEKSPKKKLDDQPVGGGAKLNERKEEIAKKSGKAKVSTRKEQKQLEDVPKVTVEKSRATIPNKRSGKCENEKKERIVDDPSETKQQRETKDTDSMNDQMENTAKVMSTKSVNPSKSTDLKSPFRTSTPRRDEDSEQDNLTGKQAIATTEHNISASNSSVKRNASTNDCSARDACVTKDLSNNNNTDSKKDESKKKKVRCKHRKKEKITKEKKPESNKISDVSIKTTSRCKKHDKQMAITETKQIGKEKHLLKQRRRRYKGKIRRIERKVDRAMETYIHHVTRIIKKIGYLPEDSSCSDDNDSYSDFSNESSYCSSYCSDSCCSYCSNGCYSSCDYSEYSLFSCSCSSSSSSPCSSPSSSSARGLLFRSKAK, encoded by the exons ATGAGTCGCAAGGAGATTCTTGGAAGAGCTTCGCTTTCGTTTCCCGCGGTCGACGGAATTCTCGACGTGGATCAAATTCTGCAAACGGATCCGTGGAAACAGATCGACGATTTCGTGCAACAAAACTTTACGCAAAACATCTTAAACGAGTTTAACGAACGGCTGACCCTCGAACCGAAACTCACCCCCGTAG ATAATACGACTCCGGGGAAAACACGAGCGACGTCATCCAGGAGATCGCCTCGTAACGGTGGAGCGAGtcgaacgaacgaagaaaaatcgCCCAAGAAGAAATTAGACGATCAGCCGGTAGGTGGTGGTGCAAAACTAAACGAGCGTAAAGAAGAAATCGCGAAAAAGAGTGGCAAGGCGAAAGTATCGACGAGGAAAGAGCAGAAG CAGTTGGAAGATGTCCCAAAAGTAACCGTCGAGAAATCAAGAGCAACGATACCCAATAAAAGAAGCGGAAAGTGTGAAAACGAGAAAAAGGAGAGAATCGTCGACGATCCATCCGAAACGAAACAACAACGTGAAACGAAAGATACAGATTCGATGAACGATCAAATGGAAAATACAGCAAAGGTCATGAGCACGAAATCCGTGAATCCGTCGAAGAGCACGGATTTAAAGTCACCGTTTAGAACAAGTACGCCGAGACGCGACGAAGATTCCGAACAGGACAATCTCACCGGCAAGCAGGCTATCGCTACTACGGAGCACAATATCTCGGCGTCTAATTCTTCCGTGAAACGTAACGCTTCGACGAACGACTGCAGCGCAAGAGATGCTTGCGTGACGAAGGATTTAAGCAACAACAATAACACCGATTCTAAGAAGGACGAGAGTAAGAAAAAAAAGGTAAGATGCAAGCAtagaaagaaggagaaaataACGAAAGAGAAGAAGCCCGAAAGTAACAAAATATCGGACGTATCGATAAAGACAACGTCGAGATGCAAGAAACACGATAAACAAATGGCAATTACAG AGACGAAGCAGATCGGTAAAGAGAAGCATTTACTGAAACAACGCCGAAGACGTTACAAAGGAAAGATACGACGGATCGAAAGAAAGGTAGATCGGGCCATGGAAACGTATATTCATCACGTCACACGTATAATTAAGAAAATAGGTTATTTACCAG AAGACAGTTCGTGCTCCGATGACAACGACAGTTATTCCGATTTCTCCAACGAATCGTCTTACTGTAGTTCCTATTGTTCCGATAGTTGCTGTTCCTATTGTTCCAATGGTTGCTATTCCTCTTGCGATTACTCAGAGTACTCTCTGTTTTCTTGttcttgttcttcttcttcctcttccccTTGTtcctctccttcttcttcttctgcgcGCGGACTCTTGTTCCGGTCGAAGGCGAAATGA
- the LOC126923140 gene encoding mitochondrial cardiolipin hydrolase isoform X3, protein MRNNKILLVGGAVLASEVLWYIYKRVHNVWSNYVNTRKVLEVQIPKSKHDISEVMFFTNESTLCRTHFTTKMTCPKNNCPVRYLRHIESYMNHAKQSLDVCMYMFTCHSLSNAIVNAHKRGVLIRIILDRQMGSNDAAQTALFYNNGIAIRLICQDGLMHHKFMIVDNDLVITGSTNWTMSAFFGNFDHIIVTNQHSLVKPFVVEFDRLWKAFSKTQES, encoded by the exons ATGAGAAACAATAAAATTCTGCTAGTGGGGGGAGCAGTTCTTGCGTCGGAAGTTCTTTGGTATATCTACAAAAGAGTTCATAACGTGTGGAGTAATTATGTAAATACGCGCAAAGTGCTGGAAGTACAGATACCTAAATCGAAACATGACATTTCTGAGGTCATGTTTTTTACCAATGAATCTACTCTTTGTCGAACACACTTCACTACCAAGATGACCTGTCCTAAAAACAATTGTCCGGTTCGATATTTGAG ACATATAGAAAGCTATATGAATCATGCAAAACAAAGTTTGGACGTTTGTATGTACATGTTCACTTGCCATTCGTTGTCAAATGCAATTGTGAACGCTCATAAACGAGGTGTACTTATTCGAATAATACTGGATCGGCAAATGGGCTCTAACGATGCCGCACAAACGGCGTTATTCTATAATAATG GAATCGCGATTAGATTAATATGTCAGGATGGTCTGATGCATCATAAGTTCATGATCGTGGACAACGATTTAGTAATCACTGGTAGCACAAACTGGACCATGTCTGCGTTTTTTGGAAACTTTGACCACATTATAGTGACTAACCAGCATTCGTTGGTAAAGCCATTCGTCGTTGAATTTGACAGGTTGTGGAAGGCATTTTCAAAGACGCAAGAAAGTTAG
- the LOC126923140 gene encoding ciliogenesis and planar polarity effector 2 isoform X1 yields the protein MTAINVNWLHSVEGESLMHHFYVNTSKKRRFYGILERPPLPSSIEEVTYKIFMVGRSGVGKTAVVARLAGVLESSNYTETNGIKKTNVFWPVKIWDKVVLFKLQFWDTSETSIKKYNHILPACKDKVDAICSVFSFDDATGFNDVPYLMNTMAAIKEKPANIVIGTKFKPWSSSTIEDARIKEFEDKWKVKVIRIDINKPSMRSEVFDCSYQLNTICNILWNRDKEFISKQMGQS from the exons ATGACGGCAATAAATGTGAATTGGCTGCATTCTGTGGAGGGAGAATCACTAATGCATCATTTCTATGTAAACACATCAAAGAAAAGGAGATTTTATG GTATTCTTGAAAGACCTCCCCTACCATCTTCAATCGAAGAAGttacatataaaatttttatggTTGGGAGATCTGGAGTAGGGAAAACTGCTGTTGTAGCTCGTCTTGCCGGAGTATTAGAATCCAGTAATTATACTGAAACTAATGGGATAAAAAAGACGAATGTATTTTGGCCAGTTAAAATATGGGACAAAGTTGTGTTGTTTAAATTACAGTTCTGGGATACATCGGAAACaagcattaaaaaatataatcacATATTACCC GCTTGTAAAGACAAAGTAGATGCTATATGTTCTGTATTTTCTTTCGATGATGCGACAGGATTTAATGACGTTCCATATTTGATGAATACTATGGCAGCTATAAAAGAAAAACCAGCAAATATAGTGATAGGGACAAA ATTTAAGCCATGGTCGAGTTCTACAATAGAAGACGCACGTATAAAAGAATTTGAGGACAAATGGAAAGTTAAAGTTATTAGAATTGATATTAATAAACCTTCTATGAGATCTGAAGTGTTTGATTGTTCTTATCAGTTGAATACTATATGTAACATTCTTTGGAATAGGGATAAAGAATTTATATCTAAACAAATGGGACAAAGCTAG
- the LOC126923121 gene encoding uncharacterized protein LOC126923121 isoform X3, whose protein sequence is MSRKEILGRASLSFPAVDGILDVDQILQTDPWKQIDDFVQQNFTQNILNEFNERLTLEPKLTPVDNTTPGKTRATSSRRSPRNGGASRTNEEKSPKKKLDDQPQLEDVPKVTVEKSRATIPNKRSGKCENEKKERIVDDPSETKQQRETKDTDSMNDQMENTAKVMSTKSVNPSKSTDLKSPFRTSTPRRDEDSEQDNLTGKQAIATTEHNISASNSSVKRNASTNDCSARDACVTKDLSNNNNTDSKKDESKKKKVRCKHRKKEKITKEKKPESNKISDVSIKTTSRCKKHDKQMAITETKQIGKEKHLLKQRRRRYKGKIRRIERKVDRAMETYIHHVTRIIKKIGYLPEDSSCSDDNDSYSDFSNESSYCSSYCSDSCCSYCSNGCYSSCDYSEYSLFSCSCSSSSSSPCSSPSSSSARGLLFRSKAK, encoded by the exons ATGAGTCGCAAGGAGATTCTTGGAAGAGCTTCGCTTTCGTTTCCCGCGGTCGACGGAATTCTCGACGTGGATCAAATTCTGCAAACGGATCCGTGGAAACAGATCGACGATTTCGTGCAACAAAACTTTACGCAAAACATCTTAAACGAGTTTAACGAACGGCTGACCCTCGAACCGAAACTCACCCCCGTAG ATAATACGACTCCGGGGAAAACACGAGCGACGTCATCCAGGAGATCGCCTCGTAACGGTGGAGCGAGtcgaacgaacgaagaaaaatcgCCCAAGAAGAAATTAGACGATCAGCCG CAGTTGGAAGATGTCCCAAAAGTAACCGTCGAGAAATCAAGAGCAACGATACCCAATAAAAGAAGCGGAAAGTGTGAAAACGAGAAAAAGGAGAGAATCGTCGACGATCCATCCGAAACGAAACAACAACGTGAAACGAAAGATACAGATTCGATGAACGATCAAATGGAAAATACAGCAAAGGTCATGAGCACGAAATCCGTGAATCCGTCGAAGAGCACGGATTTAAAGTCACCGTTTAGAACAAGTACGCCGAGACGCGACGAAGATTCCGAACAGGACAATCTCACCGGCAAGCAGGCTATCGCTACTACGGAGCACAATATCTCGGCGTCTAATTCTTCCGTGAAACGTAACGCTTCGACGAACGACTGCAGCGCAAGAGATGCTTGCGTGACGAAGGATTTAAGCAACAACAATAACACCGATTCTAAGAAGGACGAGAGTAAGAAAAAAAAGGTAAGATGCAAGCAtagaaagaaggagaaaataACGAAAGAGAAGAAGCCCGAAAGTAACAAAATATCGGACGTATCGATAAAGACAACGTCGAGATGCAAGAAACACGATAAACAAATGGCAATTACAG AGACGAAGCAGATCGGTAAAGAGAAGCATTTACTGAAACAACGCCGAAGACGTTACAAAGGAAAGATACGACGGATCGAAAGAAAGGTAGATCGGGCCATGGAAACGTATATTCATCACGTCACACGTATAATTAAGAAAATAGGTTATTTACCAG AAGACAGTTCGTGCTCCGATGACAACGACAGTTATTCCGATTTCTCCAACGAATCGTCTTACTGTAGTTCCTATTGTTCCGATAGTTGCTGTTCCTATTGTTCCAATGGTTGCTATTCCTCTTGCGATTACTCAGAGTACTCTCTGTTTTCTTGttcttgttcttcttcttcctcttccccTTGTtcctctccttcttcttcttctgcgcGCGGACTCTTGTTCCGGTCGAAGGCGAAATGA